DNA sequence from the Pseudoglutamicibacter cumminsii genome:
AGGCGCCAAGGCCTTCACCGCGTGGCTCGAAGACCACAAGCTCGCGGCCGCCGCTGAATGGCGCTGTGAGGGCCTCGTACCGTTCTCGTCCCCGTCCTACGTTGGACCGATCGGTTACGGCCGCCCACGCCCAACCTATGACCTCCTCGAAGAGACCGACTTGCTCGTGTTCGTCGGAACCGTGCCGGGCGACGTCATCACCGACGGCTTCAACATCCGTCAGAACTGGGAACAGAAGAACTTCATCGTCTCGATCGACCCATCGCTGCGCGGCCGCTCCGGCCCAGTGACCCACCAGATCGTCGCGAAGCCAGACACGTTCGTGCGCGACCTCGTCCGCATGGAGCTCGACGTCAAGCCAGAGTGGAAGGCCTTCACCGAGCGCATGCGCGGCGAGCAAGAGAAGTTCGCTACCCTGCCTGAGGCCTCGACCCGCAACGAACAGGCCACGATGGACGCCCTCATGGCCCACCTCGTACCTGCGCTGCCTGAGAACTCGATGGTGACCCTCGGCGCCGGCGAACACACCAACTGGGCACACCGCTACTTCCCTACCGAGTTCTACACCGCGATGATCTCGGCACGTAACGGCTCGATGGGCTACTCGATCCCATCCGCCGTGGCCGCGAAGCTCGACAAGCCAGAGCGCTTCGTTGTGACCATCGCGGGTGACGGCGAGTTCCTCATGAACGGCCAAGAGCTCGCAACCGCAGCCCAGTACGACGCCGCGATCCTCGTGGTCGTGATGGACAACGCCGAATACGGCACCATCCGCACCCACCAGGAACGCCAATACCCAGAGCGCGTCTCCGGAACCCAGCTCAAGAACCCGAACTTCGCGAAGATGGCGGACGCGTTCGGCGGCAAGGGCTTCCTCGTCGAAACCAACGACCAGCTTCCAGAAGCCGTCAAGGGTGCCGTAGAGACCGTTGAAGGCGGACAGTTCGCGCTGATCCACCTCAAGGTCCCACAGCGCCACAAGGCTTACTAAGCGGCGGAGCCGTCGCGGCATATTAAGCGGCGGAGCCGTCGCGCTTACTAAGCGACGCTGACGACGTGGGCCGGCCACCGTTACTGGTGGCCGGCCCACGTATTCAATCCGCGAAGGCTTAAACGTGTGAGGGGCGTGCCAGCTATGTAGCTGGCACGCCCCTCACACGTTTCTATGGAAGATTACTTCCAGTCTTTGTAGGTCGTGTTTTCCTTTTCAACCAGGGTCAGCACGTCGTAGGTTGCTACGATCTCGCCGTTCTGGTTGTGGAGCACGGCATCCCAGGCGACCTCGCCGTATTCGTCGGTCACGCGTGGGGTGATGCGCTTAGCGGTCAGGGTCACGCGAACCGAGTCATCGATGCCCACTGGGGTGATGAAGCGCAGGTTCTCGAGGCCGTAGTTCGCCAAGACTGGGCCCGGCTTTGGCTCCACGAACAGGCCAGCAGCCCAGGAAACCAGCAGGTAGCCGTGGGCGACGATGCCTGGGAAGAACGGGTTAGCTTCCGCGGCCTCGTCGTTGGTGTGTGCGTAGAAGGTGTCACCGGTCGTGTTAGCGAAGTCGGTGATCTCCTGGCGGGTAGCCTTGCGAAGGCCGGACGCGAAGCCGTCGCCCACACGCAGCTCGTTGAGCGGGATGCGGAATGGGTGGCGGTACTTATCCGAGCCACCGAACTCTGGGTCGCCAGCGAGGCGCTGCTCGGCGCCCGTGTGCCACACGCCGGTCACGGCCGTCAGCATGTCTGGGGAGCCCTGCAGTGCGGTGCGGGACATGTGGTGCTTGATAGCGCGAACGCCACCGAGCTCCTCGCCGCCACCGGCGCGGCCCGGGCCACCGTGGATCAGGTGTGGAACCGGGGAGCCGTGGCCGGTCGAGGTCTTCATGGTGTCGCGGTTCAGCACGTGCACGCGGCCGTGGTGGCCCGCGATGCCCTTAGAAACTTCCGCCACGACCTCTGGGTCGTTCGAGCACACGGTCGCAACCAGGGAGCCCTCGCCCATAGCGGCCAGGCGCACAGCGGACGCGGTGTCCTCGTACTCTGCGATCGAAGAAACCGGGCCGAAAGCCTCAACCGAGTGGAGCTCAGGGGTCTCGGCGTCCTCGAAATCGAGGATGACTGGCGACATGAACGCGCCGTCCTCAACCTTGCCGCCTTCGGCAACCAACGCATCGTCAGCGCTTTCCGGCGTACCGTAAGCGACCTTAGCGCCGGCATCGACGAGCTTCTGGACCGCGCCGCGCACGTCCT
Encoded proteins:
- a CDS encoding thiamine pyrophosphate-dependent enzyme, which gives rise to MSKPQAVEQSAGHLIVESLKAHGVKRTYVVPGESYLDVLDGLYNSGIESIVCRHEGGATYMAEAEGKLNDVPGVAMVTRGPGAANAHVGLHTAWQDSTPLVLFVGLIPFQHRDREAFQEFDPKAWFGTGAKRVMVLDHPERASEIVAEAMFAAVSGRPGPVVVGLPEDVIREKVTVPVHPPIPVATGGMTVEDWKALKSALLESEKPLFVFGGNDWTDEGAKAFTAWLEDHKLAAAAEWRCEGLVPFSSPSYVGPIGYGRPRPTYDLLEETDLLVFVGTVPGDVITDGFNIRQNWEQKNFIVSIDPSLRGRSGPVTHQIVAKPDTFVRDLVRMELDVKPEWKAFTERMRGEQEKFATLPEASTRNEQATMDALMAHLVPALPENSMVTLGAGEHTNWAHRYFPTEFYTAMISARNGSMGYSIPSAVAAKLDKPERFVVTIAGDGEFLMNGQELATAAQYDAAILVVVMDNAEYGTIRTHQERQYPERVSGTQLKNPNFAKMADAFGGKGFLVETNDQLPEAVKGAVETVEGGQFALIHLKVPQRHKAY
- the paaZ gene encoding phenylacetic acid degradation bifunctional protein PaaZ; the encoded protein is MSTSTVTDVLPSYACDEWWTPAGDAKGTPVYDASTGEVIGSVSAEGLDLEAMINHARTVGQKNLSELTLHERALILKQLAQYLQANREEMDRLNLTTGATARDGMIDIDGGIGTLYTFSSKGRRELPNSNVIEEGPVEVLSRDGSFLGTHIMQALPGVVVQINAFNFPVWGFLEKFAPAFVAGMPTIVKPATPSAQLTVEVVRQMINSGLLPKGSLQLITGSARTVIDHLDYRDIVAFTGSASTAHALREHPNVTRGGVRFTAETDSLNAAILGADATEGSPEFEAFVKAVAVEMTAKAGQKCTAVRRIFVPKGLKGAVVKALGAELDKRGKVGDPRVEETRMGALVSMDQLKDVRGAVQKLVDAGAKVAYGTPESADDALVAEGGKVEDGAFMSPVILDFEDAETPELHSVEAFGPVSSIAEYEDTASAVRLAAMGEGSLVATVCSNDPEVVAEVSKGIAGHHGRVHVLNRDTMKTSTGHGSPVPHLIHGGPGRAGGGEELGGVRAIKHHMSRTALQGSPDMLTAVTGVWHTGAEQRLAGDPEFGGSDKYRHPFRIPLNELRVGDGFASGLRKATRQEITDFANTTGDTFYAHTNDEAAEANPFFPGIVAHGYLLVSWAAGLFVEPKPGPVLANYGLENLRFITPVGIDDSVRVTLTAKRITPRVTDEYGEVAWDAVLHNQNGEIVATYDVLTLVEKENTTYKDWK